A window of the Egibacter rhizosphaerae genome harbors these coding sequences:
- a CDS encoding ABC transporter permease — MSRVLRDARTVFVRESLPGWREPWGHAFGMVQPLVFLGLFGPLLEGVPGMAGAMPDGAADAHWQWFVPAILVMLSLFGTAGTGYTVLTEIQTGAHERMLVTPMSRHAMLVGRTLKDVQELLAQAVLIVVVMLPFGFTLHPAGALLGLAMLAVLGVSMGSLSHALAIACRKQQEMFYLVQTSLLFPLVFLSGMMLPLEMGPGWMRTAGDLNPLTYIVEALRALFAGRIAEAVVLQGWLVAAALAVVGVALGTRAMSRSHT; from the coding sequence ATGAGCCGCGTGCTTCGCGATGCCCGCACGGTCTTCGTCCGCGAGTCGCTGCCCGGCTGGCGCGAGCCATGGGGCCACGCGTTCGGCATGGTCCAGCCGCTCGTGTTCCTGGGATTGTTCGGGCCGCTGCTGGAGGGCGTACCTGGGATGGCCGGCGCCATGCCGGATGGGGCCGCCGACGCGCACTGGCAGTGGTTCGTCCCGGCGATCCTCGTGATGCTGTCGCTGTTCGGCACCGCCGGCACGGGTTACACCGTGTTGACCGAGATCCAGACCGGGGCGCACGAGCGCATGCTCGTCACCCCGATGAGCCGCCATGCGATGCTGGTCGGCCGCACGCTCAAGGACGTCCAGGAGCTGCTCGCCCAGGCAGTGCTCATCGTCGTGGTGATGCTGCCGTTCGGCTTCACGCTCCACCCCGCCGGCGCGCTGCTCGGCCTCGCCATGCTCGCGGTCCTCGGGGTGAGCATGGGCTCGCTGTCGCACGCCCTCGCCATCGCGTGCCGCAAGCAGCAGGAGATGTTCTACCTCGTCCAGACCTCACTGCTGTTCCCGCTCGTGTTCCTGTCCGGAATGATGCTGCCGCTCGAGATGGGGCCCGGCTGGATGCGGACCGCCGGCGACCTCAACCCCCTGACCTACATCGTCGAGGCGCTGCGTGCGCTGTTCGCCGGGCGGATCGCCGAGGCCGTGGTCCTCCAGGGCTGGCTCGTCGCCGCGGCACTCGCCGTGGTCGGCGTGGCCCTCGGCACGCGCGCGATGAGCCGGT
- a CDS encoding ATP-binding cassette domain-containing protein, whose amino-acid sequence MIHTDGLTKWFKVTRGEYVHAVRAIDLSVGEGELAAVLGPNGAGKSTTLRMLTTLLEPSEGRATVAGHDVRSARAAVRQRIGYIGQGNGAGHYQRVRDELVVQGYAYGLRRREAHRRADELLDTLQLTELAKRTVATLSGGQRRRLDIALGLMHAPPVLFLDEPSTGLDPQNRANLWEHVLAVREQFGTTLLLTTHYLDEADAMAERVVIIDHGRIIADDTSERLKAGLAGDRVSVVAADPEDAARVAELAVTAGEVHEASTDGPVVTVRAPEGRALLPAWLRTLDAEGLKVSSADVARPTLDDVFLSLTGRSLREEAGDLPVATPEQVAA is encoded by the coding sequence ATGATCCACACCGACGGACTGACCAAGTGGTTCAAGGTGACGCGCGGCGAGTACGTCCACGCCGTCCGCGCCATCGACCTATCCGTGGGCGAGGGGGAGCTCGCGGCGGTGCTGGGACCGAACGGCGCCGGCAAGTCCACGACCCTGCGCATGCTCACCACGCTGCTGGAGCCCAGCGAGGGCCGCGCCACGGTGGCCGGCCACGACGTCCGCTCCGCACGGGCGGCGGTGCGCCAGCGCATCGGCTACATCGGCCAGGGCAACGGGGCGGGCCACTACCAGCGGGTCCGCGATGAACTGGTCGTGCAAGGCTACGCCTACGGCCTGCGCCGCAGGGAGGCGCACCGCCGCGCGGACGAGCTGCTCGACACCCTGCAGCTGACCGAGCTGGCCAAACGCACCGTCGCGACGCTGTCCGGAGGGCAGCGCCGTCGCCTCGACATCGCGCTCGGGCTCATGCACGCCCCCCCGGTGCTCTTCCTCGACGAGCCCTCCACCGGGCTCGACCCGCAGAACCGGGCGAACCTCTGGGAGCACGTCCTCGCCGTGCGCGAGCAGTTCGGCACCACGCTGTTGCTTACCACCCACTACCTCGACGAGGCCGACGCGATGGCCGAACGGGTCGTGATCATCGACCACGGGCGGATCATCGCCGACGACACGTCCGAGCGTCTCAAGGCCGGGTTGGCCGGGGATCGCGTCAGCGTCGTCGCCGCCGACCCGGAGGACGCCGCACGAGTCGCGGAGCTGGCGGTGACGGCCGGCGAGGTCCACGAGGCCTCCACCGACGGGCCCGTGGTGACCGTCCGCGCGCCGGAGGGGCGCGCGCTGCTTCCCGCCTGGCTGCGCACGCTCGACGCCGAAGGGCTCAAGGTGTCGAGCGCCGACGTCGCCCGGCCCACCCTCGACGACGTCTTCCTGTCCCTGACCGGTCGCAGCCTTCGCGAGGAGGCCGGCGACCTGCCCGTCGCCACCCCCGAGCAGGTCGCCGCATGA
- a CDS encoding winged helix DNA-binding domain-containing protein, protein MDDEEVARRRLAVQRLHGEPFDHAEGVVRALLAVQAQDVEPSEWSIGMRAADATLDSIRAAIDGGALLRTHVLRPTWHLVHRDDLRWLLSLTAPRVHVRNRPRYADLHLDAALLDRAAGIIREAVKGTALSRAEIGEVLTDAGIDGASGQRLAHILMYAELEQVVCSGPRRGTTQTYAALDELAPDAGTFDRDTALRELALRFVTGHGPATRGDLQWWASLTAAAADRALDAAGDVLVRVEGGGRTYHLAPVPEPPAPPRPSVLLLQPYDEYVSGAADSRDVHDPGDLLRAARWPRYSGLVTLDGRLVGSWRRHVRSAHVDIDLAADEAFAGAAGEALERAAWHYATFRERELSRLTVGAP, encoded by the coding sequence GTGGACGATGAGGAGGTCGCCCGACGGCGGCTGGCGGTCCAGCGGCTGCACGGCGAGCCGTTCGACCACGCCGAGGGTGTCGTGCGCGCACTGCTCGCGGTACAGGCCCAGGACGTCGAACCGTCGGAGTGGTCGATCGGGATGCGTGCCGCCGACGCGACGCTCGACTCGATCCGCGCCGCGATCGACGGAGGCGCGCTCCTGCGCACCCATGTCCTGCGCCCGACCTGGCATCTGGTCCACCGCGACGACCTGCGGTGGCTGCTCTCGCTCACCGCGCCGCGGGTGCACGTGCGCAATCGCCCCCGCTACGCCGACCTGCACCTCGACGCCGCACTGCTCGACCGCGCGGCCGGCATCATCCGGGAGGCGGTCAAGGGCACCGCGCTGAGCCGTGCCGAGATCGGGGAGGTCCTCACCGACGCGGGCATTGACGGTGCCTCGGGTCAGCGTCTCGCCCACATCCTCATGTACGCCGAGCTCGAGCAGGTCGTGTGCAGCGGGCCGCGCCGCGGCACCACGCAGACCTACGCGGCGCTCGACGAGTTGGCCCCCGACGCCGGCACCTTCGACCGCGACACCGCGCTGCGTGAGCTCGCGCTCCGATTCGTCACGGGGCACGGCCCGGCCACCCGCGGTGACCTGCAGTGGTGGGCCTCGCTCACGGCTGCCGCCGCCGACCGCGCGCTCGATGCTGCCGGCGACGTGCTGGTCCGGGTCGAGGGCGGCGGGCGGACGTACCACCTGGCCCCGGTGCCCGAGCCGCCTGCGCCGCCACGACCGTCGGTGCTGTTGCTCCAGCCGTACGACGAGTACGTCAGCGGCGCGGCCGACAGCCGCGACGTCCACGACCCCGGGGATCTGCTCCGCGCCGCCCGGTGGCCGCGGTACAGCGGTCTGGTCACGCTCGACGGTCGGCTCGTCGGCTCGTGGCGGCGCCATGTCCGCAGTGCACACGTCGACATCGACCTCGCCGCCGACGAGGCGTTCGCCGGCGCTGCGGGTGAGGCGCTCGAGCGAGCCGCCTGGCACTACGCGACGTTCCGCGAGCGCGAACTGAGCCGGCTCACCGTGGGTGCGCCGTGA
- a CDS encoding TetR/AcrR family transcriptional regulator yields the protein MPRAHDYPDDLRVLQLLWRREEAPSARSGLTVSRIVEAAVDIADREGLKAVTMRRVAQGLGVSTMSLYNYVPGKEELAHLMFDHVYGEVPAGVPGDGDWRAGLEEVARGLWALHERHPWLVDLPLTRPLVGPNAVDRWEEQLRVVDGIGLAEVEMNAVLELVYGHVDGMARRRVEISRDAERSGMTDDEWWEHVFPVFTRVLADRDLAVSARVGEAVGAPHTDPELVFEFGLARILDGVAALLERRGTNSG from the coding sequence ATGCCGAGAGCCCACGACTACCCGGACGACCTGCGCGTCCTCCAACTCCTCTGGAGGCGGGAGGAGGCGCCGTCGGCGCGATCGGGCCTCACGGTCTCGAGGATCGTCGAAGCGGCGGTGGACATCGCCGACCGGGAGGGCCTGAAGGCGGTCACGATGCGCCGGGTCGCCCAGGGGCTCGGCGTCAGCACGATGTCGCTCTACAACTACGTGCCGGGCAAGGAGGAACTCGCCCACCTGATGTTCGACCACGTGTACGGGGAGGTCCCCGCGGGCGTCCCGGGCGACGGCGACTGGAGGGCGGGCCTCGAGGAGGTCGCGCGGGGGCTGTGGGCGCTGCACGAGCGTCATCCCTGGCTGGTGGATCTCCCCCTGACACGGCCGCTCGTGGGGCCCAACGCGGTGGACCGGTGGGAGGAGCAGCTGCGCGTGGTTGACGGGATCGGTCTCGCGGAGGTCGAGATGAACGCGGTGCTCGAGCTGGTGTACGGGCACGTCGACGGGATGGCTCGCCGCCGGGTGGAGATCTCCCGCGACGCCGAGCGCAGCGGCATGACCGACGACGAGTGGTGGGAGCACGTGTTCCCGGTGTTCACCCGCGTGCTGGCCGATCGTGACCTGGCGGTCTCGGCGCGGGTGGGCGAGGCGGTGGGCGCTCCGCACACCGATCCGGAGCTGGTCTTCGAGTTCGGGCTGGCGCGGATCCTCGACGGCGTCGCGGCCCTGTTGGAGCGGCGCGGCACGAACAGCGGCTGA
- a CDS encoding alpha/beta hydrolase family protein: MYFLAGVPTALEHGYNVVLFHAPGQRGVLHRDPTQVFRPDSEMPIGAVIEDVADRQWAEADRTALYGLSFGGYHVLRAAARLDRVAAVIASAPLPDLFETLLDTAAERAPGPLGPWLRDPLDRLSPQAWSRIVAPARRANWAIDNMIDGYMMWTSGAQSPGEAITGLRRFRLGALETEITVPVLSLWSEGEGEAVRRRAEALQRTAPAPTTLTHLVAADGADGHCGVGNVVHTAGLVYDWLDRTLSHQANEPAPALTPSP; encoded by the coding sequence ATGTACTTCCTCGCTGGCGTGCCGACCGCGCTCGAGCACGGCTACAACGTCGTCCTGTTCCACGCGCCCGGCCAGCGTGGGGTGTTGCACCGTGACCCGACGCAGGTGTTCCGCCCCGACAGCGAGATGCCGATCGGCGCGGTCATCGAGGACGTCGCGGACCGCCAGTGGGCCGAGGCCGACCGCACCGCGCTCTACGGCCTGAGCTTCGGCGGATACCATGTCCTGCGGGCAGCTGCGCGGCTCGACCGTGTCGCCGCGGTGATCGCGAGCGCACCGCTGCCCGACCTGTTCGAGACGCTGCTCGACACTGCCGCCGAGCGCGCCCCGGGGCCGCTGGGCCCGTGGCTGCGGGACCCCCTCGATCGACTCTCACCTCAGGCGTGGAGCCGAATCGTCGCCCCCGCGCGCCGGGCGAACTGGGCGATCGACAACATGATCGACGGCTACATGATGTGGACCAGCGGTGCGCAGAGTCCCGGCGAGGCGATCACCGGGCTCCGGCGCTTCCGCCTCGGCGCGCTCGAGACAGAGATCACCGTTCCGGTGCTGTCCCTGTGGTCCGAAGGCGAGGGGGAGGCGGTGCGCCGCCGCGCCGAGGCGCTGCAGCGGACCGCACCCGCGCCGACCACGCTCACTCACCTCGTCGCCGCCGATGGCGCCGACGGGCATTGCGGCGTGGGTAACGTCGTCCATACCGCGGGGCTCGTTTACGACTGGCTCGACCGGACGCTGTCCCACCAAGCCAACGAGCCCGCCCCTGCGCTCACGCCGAGCCCGTGA
- a CDS encoding VOC family protein — protein MLTHLSHANVYVLDQDSAKAFYTEKLGFRVADDISMGDAFEGAGAGFRWLTVSPPDQPDLKLILSDYRMGNDEGTAATLRDLVAKGTFGAGVLATDDCQKAYEELSARGVEFVQEPTERPYGIEAVLRDDSGNWFSLTQAREG, from the coding sequence ATGCTCACCCACCTGTCCCACGCGAACGTGTACGTGCTCGACCAGGACTCGGCGAAGGCGTTCTACACCGAGAAGCTCGGCTTCCGGGTCGCCGACGACATCTCGATGGGCGACGCGTTCGAGGGTGCCGGCGCCGGCTTCCGCTGGCTGACGGTCAGCCCCCCGGATCAGCCCGACCTGAAGCTGATCCTCTCCGACTACCGGATGGGCAACGACGAGGGCACCGCCGCGACGCTCCGAGACCTCGTCGCCAAGGGCACCTTCGGCGCCGGGGTCCTCGCCACCGACGACTGCCAGAAGGCCTACGAGGAGCTGTCTGCCCGCGGCGTCGAGTTCGTGCAGGAGCCGACCGAGCGGCCCTACGGCATCGAGGCGGTGCTGCGCGACGACTCGGGGAACTGGTTCAGCCTCACCCAGGCTCGGGAGGGGTAG
- a CDS encoding helix-turn-helix transcriptional regulator, translating into MTPDALPHLRRARDLADRRYAEPLDLHALATEAGFSTYHFARLFREAFGETPRAYLTRRRVERAKHLLANANLTVTEVCDLVGFASLGSFSSRFTELVGVPPSEYRRRQAARGGPPPVPGCFVMAWARPRGEATVERADGSASGEKRGGPARA; encoded by the coding sequence ATGACCCCCGACGCCCTCCCGCACCTGCGCCGCGCGCGCGACCTGGCCGATCGGCGGTACGCCGAGCCGCTCGACCTGCATGCGTTGGCGACGGAGGCGGGGTTCTCGACCTATCACTTCGCCCGCCTGTTTCGTGAGGCGTTCGGGGAGACCCCGCGCGCCTATCTCACCCGCCGGCGTGTCGAGCGGGCCAAGCACCTGCTCGCGAACGCGAACCTCACTGTCACCGAGGTGTGCGACCTCGTCGGGTTCGCGAGCCTCGGCTCGTTCAGCTCGCGGTTCACCGAGCTCGTGGGCGTCCCCCCGAGCGAGTACCGGCGCCGGCAAGCCGCCCGTGGCGGCCCGCCACCGGTCCCGGGCTGCTTCGTGATGGCGTGGGCCCGACCTCGTGGCGAGGCCACAGTCGAACGCGCGGACGGGAGCGCAAGCGGGGAGAAGCGCGGGGGTCCGGCGCGGGCGTAG